The Candidatus Schekmanbacteria bacterium RIFCSPLOWO2_02_FULL_38_14 genome includes a window with the following:
- a CDS encoding pantetheine-phosphate adenylyltransferase, protein MPSKKIAVYPGSFDPITNGHKDIIERGLAIFDEVIVAIARNSAKKALFALKEREKMIKETMEGSKGIKVDIFDGLLVDYVKKVGAGAVIRGLRAVSDFEYEFQMAITNRKLGKKVETVFLMSTEKYSYLSSGIVKEVASYGGSISGMVPEVVIKALKKKFAKKKLSQEIKDGF, encoded by the coding sequence ATGCCATCTAAAAAAATAGCTGTATATCCCGGCTCATTTGACCCCATAACAAATGGCCATAAAGACATAATTGAAAGAGGACTTGCAATATTTGATGAGGTGATAGTTGCCATTGCAAGGAATTCAGCAAAGAAAGCCCTGTTTGCTCTTAAAGAGAGAGAGAAGATGATTAAGGAAACAATGGAAGGCAGTAAAGGGATAAAGGTGGATATATTTGACGGATTGCTTGTTGATTATGTGAAAAAAGTTGGCGCGGGGGCGGTAATCAGAGGCTTGAGGGCTGTGTCTGATTTTGAATACGAGTTTCAGATGGCTATAACAAACAGGAAACTCGGGAAAAAGGTGGAAACAGTATTTCTTATGTCAACAGAGAAATATTCTTACCTGAGTTCAGGAATTGTCAAAGAGGTTGCTTCTTATGGAGGGAGCATTTCAGGAATGGTTCCTGAAGTTGTTATAAAGGCATTAAAAAAGAAATTTGCAAAAAAGAAACTGAGTCAGGAGATTAAAGATGGATTCTAA
- a CDS encoding UDP-3-O-[3-hydroxymyristoyl] N-acetylglucosamine deacetylase encodes MRKGHVLIVDDEPSISTTLEGILTDEGYDVSMAENGTQALELVKSISPDVILLDIWMPGLDGIEVLKTVKEFQSDLEVIIMSGHGSIDTAVRATKLGAFDFIEKPLSLENVLTTITHAIEQQRLIRENLELKKELIRKHEIIGENPLIAEMRRKIKNAYETNKNILITGENGTGKELIARVIHAESRRRSKPFIKINCSILAENTLESQLFGFEDQSSQKAETFKRGKFEIVEGGTLFLDEVDKISPGIQKKIIEVFESKKLKRTGGKKNIPIDFRFIAASNKDMSEEVRLGNFDPEFYKILTEISFFSPSLRDRRDDIPLLANYFMKEFCEEYGKNIKEIDDEAMVALSVFNWPGNVKELKNIIERLVITVPMAKVTFNDIPAGIKGEKKDGSSYRFEGYSSLKEAQTAWEKEFIAYHLKKNEWDMSKTARVISLGKRSLERKVKTLSINIGKTKALNKRRQKTLKTSVVLCGQGLHSGLKTGLILIPQPPNSGITFGNISTGETVPAFLDYVESTEFATSLRSGKSQAKTVEHIMAVLHIYGINNLLIKISDEVPIMDGSAKDFCELIEDGGLEEQDEYVEEIIIDDTYFIGDPKGKYISIEPAPEFSIHYTMDYPKPIGHQEFTFVLKNVINFKEEIAPARTFCFLKDVELLEKKGYISGGRINNAILLDDEKVINTELRFNNEFVRHKILDIIGDFYLLGRPVKGRITARFSGHSDNIALLNKIKKLC; translated from the coding sequence ATGCGAAAAGGACATGTATTGATTGTAGATGATGAACCAAGCATCAGTACAACCCTTGAAGGGATTCTGACTGATGAAGGGTATGATGTCTCAATGGCAGAAAACGGAACCCAGGCCCTTGAGCTTGTCAAATCAATTTCTCCTGATGTAATCCTTCTTGATATCTGGATGCCGGGACTTGATGGCATTGAGGTTCTCAAGACAGTAAAGGAATTCCAGTCAGACCTTGAGGTCATAATAATGTCAGGACACGGAAGCATAGATACTGCAGTGAGGGCTACAAAACTTGGAGCATTTGATTTCATAGAAAAGCCTCTCTCTCTTGAAAATGTTCTCACAACCATTACCCACGCCATAGAACAGCAAAGGCTTATAAGGGAAAACCTTGAACTTAAAAAGGAGCTAATCAGAAAGCATGAAATCATTGGAGAAAATCCTTTAATTGCAGAAATGCGCCGTAAGATTAAAAACGCATATGAAACAAATAAGAATATCCTGATTACAGGTGAAAACGGAACCGGCAAGGAACTCATTGCAAGGGTAATTCACGCTGAAAGCAGACGCCGCAGCAAACCTTTTATTAAAATCAATTGTTCCATACTTGCAGAAAATACTCTTGAATCACAGCTTTTTGGATTTGAGGATCAGAGTTCACAAAAAGCAGAAACCTTCAAAAGAGGAAAATTTGAAATAGTAGAAGGAGGCACCTTGTTCCTTGATGAAGTGGATAAAATCAGTCCCGGGATACAGAAAAAGATTATAGAAGTTTTTGAAAGCAAGAAATTGAAGCGAACAGGCGGGAAAAAGAATATCCCCATCGACTTCAGGTTCATTGCTGCTTCAAACAAAGACATGTCAGAAGAAGTCAGGCTTGGCAACTTCGACCCGGAATTTTATAAAATCCTCACAGAAATCTCATTTTTTTCACCATCACTGAGAGACAGAAGGGATGACATTCCACTGCTTGCAAACTATTTTATGAAAGAATTTTGTGAGGAATATGGTAAAAATATAAAAGAGATTGATGATGAGGCAATGGTAGCTCTGAGCGTTTTTAACTGGCCCGGTAATGTGAAGGAACTGAAAAACATCATTGAAAGGCTCGTAATAACCGTGCCAATGGCTAAAGTCACTTTTAATGATATCCCTGCAGGAATAAAAGGAGAGAAAAAAGATGGCTCTTCATATCGTTTTGAAGGATACTCATCATTAAAAGAAGCCCAGACTGCATGGGAAAAGGAATTTATTGCCTATCACCTTAAAAAAAATGAATGGGACATGTCAAAAACTGCAAGGGTTATTTCCCTTGGAAAACGCAGTCTTGAGCGCAAGGTAAAAACCCTTAGCATTAACATTGGAAAAACAAAAGCATTAAACAAAAGACGCCAGAAAACTCTGAAAACAAGTGTTGTGCTATGCGGTCAGGGACTTCATTCAGGTCTTAAGACAGGATTGATTCTGATTCCCCAGCCTCCGAACTCAGGCATAACCTTTGGCAATATTTCAACAGGAGAAACAGTTCCGGCATTTCTTGACTACGTAGAATCAACAGAGTTCGCTACATCTCTCAGGAGCGGCAAAAGCCAGGCTAAAACTGTAGAACATATAATGGCTGTACTTCATATATACGGAATAAATAACCTTCTTATAAAAATCTCTGATGAAGTCCCTATAATGGACGGTTCTGCAAAGGACTTCTGCGAGCTAATCGAAGACGGCGGACTGGAGGAACAGGATGAATATGTTGAAGAAATTATCATAGATGATACATATTTTATTGGCGACCCTAAGGGAAAATACATATCCATAGAGCCTGCACCTGAATTTTCTATCCATTACACAATGGACTATCCAAAGCCCATCGGTCACCAGGAATTTACTTTTGTTTTAAAGAATGTGATAAATTTCAAGGAAGAAATAGCTCCTGCAAGAACCTTTTGCTTCCTGAAGGATGTTGAACTGTTGGAAAAAAAGGGATATATAAGCGGCGGAAGAATAAACAACGCAATACTCCTTGATGATGAAAAAGTTATCAACACTGAATTGCGGTTTAACAACGAGTTTGTAAGACATAAGATTCTTGACATAATAGGAGATTTTTACCTTCTTGGCAGGCCTGTAAAAGGAAGAATAACAGCAAGGTTCTCAGGCCATTCTGATAATATTGCGCTTTTGAATAAAATCAAAAAACTGTGTTAA
- a CDS encoding DNA gyrase subunit A codes for MNPVQQNLIPVNIEDEMRDSYINYAMSVIIGRALPDVRDGLKPVHRRILYAMDELGLQWNKPFKKSARIVGEVLGKYHPHGDTAVYDAMIRMVQEFSLRYPLIYGQGNFGSVDGDSAAAMRYTEVRMAKIAQEMLLDIDKETVKFTPNFDESLNEPEILPARIPNLLINGSSGIAVGMATNIPPHNLTEIIDGAIIVLENPEASVDDLLQVIKGPDFPTAAYICGTSGIVEAYRTGRGKVMLKAKAVIEKPKKGGKDIIVITEIPYQVNKSKLLESIAELMRDKKIDGISDLRDESDRDGMRIVIELKRDEIPEIVLNQLYKHTQLHSTFGIIMLSMVNGEPQVLDIRKILYHFVEFRKEIVILRTRYNLRKAEERAHILEGLKTAVENIDEVVSIIKKSANPAEAKEKLMKRFPLSEIQAREILEMKLQRLTGLEREKLVAEYQELLKTISKYKAILVSEELVKNIVKDEFREIREKYGDERRTQIIEAEAEIDIEDLIKEEDMVVTISHSGYIKRNPTSLYRSQKRGGKGKIGMITKEEDFVETLFVASTHSYILFFTNKGKILWLKVHEIPQAGRATKGRAIVNILKLSSEEKVCSFVPVKEFSEDRYVIMATKNGVVKKTNLDAFSNPRSTGIIAISIDEDDELVSAGITDGNKDILLAMKDGNSIRFKEDNVRPTGRGARGVTGVSLEEKDEVVGMEVLSEGATILTVTENGYGKRTELDEYRCQGRGGKGIITIKTSDRNGKVVGVMQVHDNDDVMMITSDGKVIRTEVKGLRVIGRNTQGVRLIDMEISAKVVSIARIVEDENGD; via the coding sequence ATGAACCCAGTTCAGCAGAATCTGATTCCGGTCAACATTGAAGATGAAATGCGGGATTCATACATTAATTATGCAATGAGCGTTATCATTGGACGGGCCCTTCCTGATGTAAGGGACGGGTTAAAACCTGTGCACAGAAGAATCCTCTATGCAATGGATGAATTGGGACTTCAGTGGAACAAGCCCTTTAAAAAATCAGCAAGAATTGTCGGAGAAGTTTTAGGCAAGTATCATCCCCACGGCGACACGGCTGTTTACGATGCAATGATAAGGATGGTTCAGGAATTTTCCCTGCGCTATCCCCTCATTTACGGACAAGGAAACTTCGGCTCAGTCGATGGTGATTCTGCAGCAGCAATGAGGTATACTGAAGTCAGGATGGCAAAGATTGCACAGGAGATGCTTCTTGACATCGATAAAGAGACAGTTAAGTTCACACCAAACTTTGATGAAAGCCTTAATGAACCTGAAATCCTGCCTGCAAGGATTCCAAACCTTCTCATAAACGGCTCATCAGGAATCGCTGTTGGAATGGCAACAAACATTCCTCCGCACAATTTAACTGAAATAATTGACGGAGCAATCATAGTTCTTGAAAACCCCGAAGCAAGTGTTGATGACCTGCTTCAGGTAATCAAGGGACCTGATTTCCCAACAGCAGCATATATCTGCGGCACATCAGGAATAGTAGAGGCTTATAGAACAGGCAGGGGCAAGGTAATGCTCAAGGCAAAAGCCGTAATTGAGAAGCCGAAAAAGGGAGGCAAGGATATCATTGTCATAACTGAAATCCCCTACCAGGTAAACAAGTCAAAGCTTCTTGAATCAATTGCAGAGCTGATGAGGGATAAAAAAATTGATGGAATTTCAGATTTGAGAGATGAATCTGACAGAGACGGAATGAGGATTGTAATTGAGCTTAAAAGAGATGAAATCCCTGAAATAGTTCTGAACCAGCTTTACAAGCATACCCAGCTTCACTCAACCTTTGGAATTATAATGCTTTCAATGGTTAACGGCGAGCCTCAGGTTCTTGACATCAGAAAGATACTGTACCATTTTGTTGAATTCAGGAAGGAAATTGTCATACTGAGGACAAGATATAATCTGCGAAAAGCAGAAGAAAGAGCACATATCCTTGAGGGATTAAAGACTGCTGTTGAAAATATAGATGAAGTAGTCTCAATAATAAAAAAATCCGCAAATCCTGCTGAAGCAAAAGAAAAATTGATGAAAAGGTTCCCTCTCTCGGAGATACAGGCAAGGGAAATTCTTGAAATGAAACTTCAGAGGTTGACAGGGCTTGAAAGGGAAAAACTTGTTGCAGAATATCAGGAGCTTCTTAAAACCATATCAAAGTACAAAGCCATCCTTGTAAGCGAGGAACTTGTTAAAAATATTGTAAAGGATGAGTTCAGGGAAATCAGGGAAAAATACGGAGACGAAAGGCGCACCCAGATTATAGAGGCAGAAGCTGAAATAGACATAGAAGACCTCATAAAAGAAGAAGACATGGTTGTTACCATTTCGCATTCAGGATACATAAAAAGGAACCCGACAAGCCTTTACCGCAGCCAGAAAAGAGGCGGAAAGGGAAAAATTGGAATGATAACAAAGGAGGAAGACTTTGTTGAGACCCTCTTTGTCGCAAGCACCCACAGTTACATCCTCTTTTTTACAAACAAGGGAAAAATCCTTTGGCTGAAAGTCCATGAAATCCCTCAGGCTGGCAGAGCGACAAAAGGAAGAGCAATTGTGAATATTCTGAAATTATCCTCTGAAGAAAAAGTCTGCTCCTTTGTTCCTGTTAAGGAATTTTCCGAGGACAGATATGTGATAATGGCAACAAAAAACGGAGTTGTTAAAAAGACAAACCTTGATGCCTTCAGCAACCCAAGGTCAACAGGAATAATTGCAATTTCAATAGATGAAGATGATGAGCTTGTCTCAGCAGGAATAACAGACGGGAACAAGGATATTCTGTTAGCAATGAAAGACGGAAATTCCATAAGGTTTAAGGAAGATAATGTAAGGCCTACAGGAAGAGGTGCAAGGGGAGTGACAGGGGTTTCGCTTGAAGAAAAGGACGAGGTTGTAGGAATGGAGGTGCTTAGCGAGGGGGCAACCATTCTGACTGTCACTGAAAACGGCTATGGGAAAAGAACCGAGCTTGATGAATACCGATGTCAGGGGAGAGGTGGAAAAGGAATCATAACAATTAAAACGAGTGACAGGAATGGCAAGGTAGTAGGAGTTATGCAGGTCCATGACAACGATGATGTAATGATGATAACTTCAGATGGAAAGGTGATAAGAACAGAAGTAAAAGGACTCCGTGTAATAGGAAGAAACACTCAGGGCGTACGTCTCATTGATATGGAAATCAGTGCAAAGGTTGTATCAATTGCAAGAATAGTAGAGGATGAAAATGGAGATTAG
- a CDS encoding 16S rRNA (guanine(966)-N(2))-methyltransferase RsmD: MRIIGGIKGSQRIKSSKSRSLRPTMDRVRETVFNILGNRVSNASFLDLFAGTGSVGIEALSRGAREVVFVEKEFRTAKILRENLERLGLEKEGIILKMDFSKAIEAINRDGKQFDIIYIDPPYASGLCGESLKLLADFDIINQDGLILAEHFFKDKLHEMFGGLKLARIKKIGDTSISIFKKEMN; the protein is encoded by the coding sequence ATGAGAATAATTGGCGGTATTAAGGGCAGTCAGAGGATAAAGTCTTCAAAAAGCAGAAGCCTCAGGCCAACAATGGACAGGGTGAGGGAGACTGTTTTTAATATTCTCGGCAACAGGGTTTCAAATGCTTCATTTTTAGACCTCTTTGCAGGAACAGGAAGCGTTGGCATAGAAGCCCTGAGCAGAGGGGCAAGAGAGGTTGTTTTTGTTGAAAAAGAATTCAGAACAGCTAAAATTCTCAGAGAGAATCTTGAGAGACTTGGTTTGGAAAAAGAGGGAATCATTCTGAAAATGGATTTCTCTAAAGCAATCGAAGCCATTAACAGGGATGGAAAACAATTTGACATAATTTACATTGACCCTCCATATGCTTCAGGATTGTGCGGAGAATCATTGAAGTTGCTGGCTGATTTTGATATTATCAACCAAGACGGTCTTATTCTGGCAGAACATTTTTTTAAAGATAAATTACATGAAATGTTTGGAGGGCTTAAGCTAGCCCGTATAAAGAAAATAGGAGACACCAGTATTTCAATTTTCAAGAAAGAGATGAACTGA
- a CDS encoding histidine triad nucleotide-binding protein, with product MDSNCIFCKIIKGEIKGEIVYSDDLVIGIKDINPQAPVHILLIPKKHIPTAQELTEEDRDILKNIFLAAKKIAIDKNIGESGYRVVMNCNAGAGQSVFHIHFHLLGGRKMEWPPG from the coding sequence ATGGATTCTAATTGCATTTTTTGCAAGATAATAAAGGGTGAAATCAAGGGTGAGATTGTTTACTCGGATGACCTTGTAATAGGGATAAAAGATATTAATCCTCAGGCACCAGTTCACATACTGCTTATTCCAAAAAAACATATTCCAACTGCTCAAGAGCTTACAGAGGAGGACAGAGATATACTTAAAAACATATTTCTGGCTGCAAAAAAGATTGCCATTGATAAGAACATAGGAGAATCTGGGTATCGGGTTGTTATGAACTGCAATGCCGGTGCAGGGCAGTCAGTTTTTCATATTCATTTCCATCTTCTTGGAGGCAGAAAAATGGAATGGCCGCCGGGATAA